ttgtttctatttccatttttaggtcctggatagttttgttcaatttcttctcctgtttgattgtggtttcctataatttttaaagggatttttttttgtttcttctttaagggcttctacctgtttacctgtgtttacctctatttctttaagggagttatttctttcttaaaatcctttaCAATCATCCTCATGAGATGTaactttaaatcagagtcttgcttttcctgtgtgttggagtatccagggttCACTGTGTTGGGAAAACTCAGTTCTtttgatgccaagtagtcttggtttccattgcttatgtttttgcccttgcctcttgccatctggttatctctgttgttagctggtcttgctgtctctgactgtggcttgtccctcctggaaGCCTATATGTCAGTACTCCTGGTAGACCAGTTCTTTCTGGGAGGAATTTGAGTATGGAGAGCTGTAGCACAGGGTTAGCTCCAGGATGTAGATGGAAACTGGAGGGATCCTGTCCCAGGTCGCTCctttgttcctgtgtcctgagggttccaggCATGTCcctttgagcagaagtggtggtcttacctgtggtCACAGGCTTGTCTTCACtgctgggagacaagctctctcttgGTGTTTGGGTATGGAGCGCTGTGGCACAGaataatcttctggctcctttgtCTTTACATCCAGGTACAGAACAATCACAGACAAAAGAGTCTTGTTTCTGGACTTGGACTATTTCCATGGCAACAAAAGTTCcaaagaaatagcaagaaaactTCAGAGGAATTTAGCATGAGAATTTGATTAATATCAAGAAGGATGCAGACATGATACTTTCTGATTAATGCTATTACCCAGGAGATGGAGAAAAAACAAGTTAGGGAAGAGTTGTTGAAGATGTTGGTGGACCACTGAGGCATGCCAAGTCGGTAAGCTGAGAGGAAAGTGGACATTGGTCAAGTGCAGCAGGGCAATGCTCACCCCAAAGCCACCTCTAAGGGCCAGGCAAAGGCTCTTCATCATGGCTCTGATTTGCTTCTTGACATCTCCACCATGATTTTGGCTGTCTCAGGAGTGTCTTGCAGTGCATTCTGGAGAACCATTTTGAGGGTCTGGTGCTTCAACCGATGCCTGAAGGATCCCACGAAGAAGTAAATGATGGGGTTGGCACAGCTATTAATAGCAGTCAGGACAACTGATGCCAGATAAAATCCAAGATCAAATACATGAAAATCATCCTTAATCTTGAATAACAGAAACCAGTGGATGCCAAAGGGCAATCCGCAAAGGAGAAAAACCAAAATGCTCAGAATAATGGTTACATACAATCTGGTAAGCTTTATCTGCCCAGTACCACAGAACAACCTGGCCACCAGAGCCAGGCTGGACAGACAGAggaccacaaacaaaaacatcaggtATGCAGCAGTAAAGAAGCTCAATGCCAGACacccattttcatttttatattgggTATTTAAGAAACCGCAGAAATAACTATTCAGAATGCAGATCAACAGGGACAGGACCCAGATGACAGCACACATGACAGTTGATGTGTGTTCTGGGCGGTGACAGTGATACCAGATGGGGCACAGTACAGACAGGCAGCGCTCAGTGCTGATggcactgagcatgctcaggcCTGCGATATAGAGAACCATCATGATCGTGTAAAAGCACAAGAGAAAGGTAATTGGGTAGAAAACATTGAGAAGAAGCAGTATGGAATCTATGATGTGACCTAGGAGGAAGAAGAAGTCAGCTAGAGCTAAGTTTAGGATGTAGACTGAGAAGGCGTTCCTGTGCAAACAGAAGCCCAGGAGCCAGAACACAATGCCATTTCCTGTCAGCCCGACCAGTCCGAAGATGATGATCATCAAGTTTGGGATCAGAATCGTGATGTTGATACCTCCAGGGATGGTATTGTCCATTGGATTAGTTGTTGTGGGTGCTGTTGGCGAGGCCGATGTGTTTAGGGCTAGAAACCCTGCACAGGTGCTGCTgggaacacaaagaagaaatgaggtCTTTCATATGAACTcaccttttgttttccttttttgttggatttaaaaaaatttcctattgcatattttctttatttaaatttcaaaggtTATTTGCTTTCCcgctttccctcttttcctcaatccccctatcccaccctccctctctcagCTTCTATTGAGGGTGTTCTTCGACCcagctacccactcccacctctctgcccttgATTCACCTCCACTGGGGTATCTACTGAGCCTTCATAGATCCAAGGatctcttcttccattgatgcatgacatggctaccctctgctacatatgcagctggagccatgtgtgctCCTTTGTTGATAGcttgttcctgggagctgggggattggtctggttggttgatattgctgttcttcctctgtggttgcaaaccctttcaactcCCTCAGTTCTTTTTCTACCTCCTATattagggtccctgtgctcagtctaatggttagctgctaacatctgcctctgtatttgtaaggctctgaaaGGGCCTCTCAAGAAATAGCCacatcagactcctgtcagcatgcacttcttggaatccacaatagtatctggatttggtaactgtatatgggatgaatccccaggtggaacagtctctgggtgacctctcctttagtctctgctctatactttatctccatatttgctcctgtgaatattttgttcttctaagaagcactgaagcacccacacttatgtcttccttcttcttggacttcatgtggtctgtgaattttatcctgGTTATTTGCAGTTTTTGAGCTCGTATCCTCTTAACagagagtgcataccatgtgtgttcttttgtgattgagttaccttactcaggatgatattttctagttctatccctttgcctaagaatttcatgcattcctcatttttaatagctgtgtagtgctccattgtgtaaatgtaccacattttctgtatcaattcctctttTTAGGAAAATCTAAGttatttccagctcctggctattataaataaggctgctatgaacaaattaaggcatgtgtccttattacatgttggagcattttctggggatatgtccagaagtggtattgctggatcctccagtagtactgtgtccaattttctgaggaaccaccaacctGATTTCTAGAGTAGTTGTGCCAGCAGGAATTTccaccagcattggaggagtgttcctctttctccacatccttgtaagcatctgctgtcactcatCTGCtgctgagtttttgattttagccattttgactaaaTGTGAAACAACTAaatgttgtgaggtggaatctcagggttgttttgattgaaCACACCTTTTgttaaagacatattttattaatacatatttgttgggaacaagcaaaagaaacctATTCCAAGAACTACCATTTCATTTTCAAATTCCATTTAATCATAGAAACTAAATCCAaggtcccaggacccagtgggagCTGGGGACTTCCAAATAGTGGAACAACTTCTACTATAAGGAAATAGTTGTCAGAGTCCAGATATCTCAGGGGcaacttctccatcttgctggcaggGTCCAACTAAGTTTCTCTTCCCAGGCCTAGGAACTTACTCCTAATCTGATTGCTGAAAACTCCCTTGCTCAACTCCTCATGTCAAATCATGATTGGACAATGCTACAGCCCATTCTTCTCCCCTATCACTAAGGTTCCATTCTTTAAATAATCTGTACAACATTCCTTCAAGGTTGTAGTTTAGCTCTTGGGTCTATTCTGCAGCCCCATGGACCAGAATCAGCTTGATAACAATAAATTTTTGTCTTCTGCACTGCCATAATATTTGAGTTATGTTGGATTTATGTTGGATTCAAGCAGACCCCACGATAGACTAACTGCATAAGTTGATTAGTTTTATTATGAGATTTTCAGGTGTTGATAATGCACATTTTatgataattaattaattgtcAGGCTTAGCTTGCCTGTTAGGAATAATGAATTTTGTCTTTCAGGGGAGGTGATACAGGCTAGAGGAAGACAACTTATtaagaaactcaaagctctggaaCCCAAGCCTTTACTTTGAGCAGTTTCTTAGAATCATCAGCTTGGTGTATTGTTTATATGTGGATGGAAAAAAGCCAGAGAAGaaatatccaaataaacaaaatacagaaaGAGTGATGAGAAGAAGTTGACAAGATGAAAGGCAAATACAGTTGTCTAAGAAGAAAAATCAGAGTCTGGAAGATTTCTTTTCAGTTCAGGAATTCATATAGGGCCTCCAGGCCAAAGGAGAATGCAGACAGGCACCCACGAATGAATGCACAGCTTATTCCTTGTCCTCTTTTAAGAGACACCAGCGACTATGATCCCAACAGAATAGAAAAGGAAGTAAGTAGAAACCCAGTAATTTTTTTACTTCCAATTAGGGGTCTTAGAAATGTTCAACGCTAATTTTAGGGCCTGAGGTATTTGTCTATTATATTGATCCAGTAACCCAAGAGGAACAAGTTATATGTAGATTGTTGACTTGCATACTTGGGTTTGTAGAACCCTCATTTAACATGGCTGAATAAAACTAAGAGTTAATCAGACAGAGGAGTAATTTTCTGATCATGCCATGTCAGCTATTTTAATATTCATCCCTGATCTCTTGCACTGCTGCTCAAGGCTCTGTGTCCTCACATCTTGACAAGACCCAACTATGATGCCCTTTACCACTACATACTCTCCCCATGCTGCCTGCATCACTACACACTCCTCCTTTGGTGCTAATCATCATGACATACTCccattgtgataaaatactacaaTACTTCACTCACCAACATGGAACTCTACCTCTCTACACAATCCCACCATGATGCCCTTCATCACTACACATTCGTAACATGATGCTATATATAACTACAGACTCCTAACATGATGCTAAAATAATTACAGACTTCCACTGTGATGCTCTACAACACTATACACACCAACACGGTGCTCAACATCCTTACAGAGTTCCACCATGATGCTCTCTACATCACATGGGGAACCACAGTTAACTAGATTACTACTCAAGGATTCCTCAGCCCACAGCGTGTGTGGCCCTGTTGCATCAATCATTAgtgaagaaaatgcctacagaCTTGCTTGCCATctaatctgatggagacattttctcaattctcTCTTGGTTTGCTAGGTTTGTGTTGCAttgacaaaaaaaccaacaaacccaaCCATACCAAATCAATGAAACAAGATATACCATGGCcaataaagagaaatatttctGAGGGCATTTCAAGATTCTCTGGCCAGACTCTATCCATTGCATGTTCAAGGGTGTAAACTAGAACAGTAATTTGAAAGACTTTCCTGTGAGATAAATGGCACCCAAAGATATTTTTACACTAGTGAAAATGCTTTCTCAGGTTTATTTGCTGAGATTCTCAGAGGCTATTGAAGTCATGACCCATGGGAGTCCAGGTAATGCTTGTGTTGGTATGAGATGTAGCCATTGTTCTTGTTGTGCAGACAGAATACAAAAGTTACTTGATCGTGTAATTTTCCACTGGAATTCCAAAAGAAATCTAGGAAGTGTGGGAGTGTGTATCAGAGTGGCATTCTTTACAGAGGACCATCCCCCAGAATGTGATAAGTGAACATTCAAGGTAAACCCTAAACTGCAATGTCAAGCCAAGGATGTTTGAGATGCCACAGATAGATATTTCTGCAAAGGAAAGGCATAGATACCAAGTGGAACAAGCTTCAGACGGAGGTCAAGTGGGCAACGAATGGCAAGTCTCAAGGAACTTAGCTGTCCAAGCCTGTTGGCGCTTAGATCTTGATACCATATGCCCTAGATATTGAACATGGACCACAGTGTGCTCCCTGCTTGGTTTTGTTCTTGCTGTGTTGTGatcttttctcttcatttctccatttatCCCTGTTGGAATGGCGATGTTTACTCTGTGCCACAGGTTGATGggattatataatttttatatttttataggtAATCATGGCTGAAAGTGCATTTTCAGTTTCAGGAGCGTCTGAATTTATAATGTTGGGTCTGATAAAActttggggacttttgaagtgGAATTGGGCAGTGGACTGCATGGAATTTTCGttgtgagagagacagaaatcTTTTGAGGATCAATCATAAAACTTTGTGGTTAAAAGAGATGTTTTGGGGGTGTGGGTTTGGGAAAGAGTGGACTTTGTCACAGTTCATCTTGACTTTAAATTTGATTAGGTTGAGAAACACGCAGGAGATCCATGAAGCATaactttgtatatgtgtgtaaggtCACCTCCAGAGATCAGATGATGAGAATGGATGCAATAAATATATTAAACCATTGGTGGACTTCATATGATGGTTGTGTTGCTGGGCTTTGGGGCCTCTATGGATGAAATAGGTCAGTGGCGGTGTGTTCCTTGGGTCACAGCTTTCTCTAGCATCCTGACTGTATGCTGATGTCGTTTATTTTTTCTAGTGGCCTTTGGCGGATTTAAAGCTGTTAATATAAGTCAGAGCTTGTCACCTGaaaaagtcaggactggatctTCTCActcttaattaatatttaaatcttTTATCTTGCCTGAACTCACCAGCAAGGTCTTTtagtactgtgatggtttgtatatgcttggcccaggatgTGAAATGATTAGGTGTGGTCATGTACATGTGTCTTTGGGGTGTGACTTATAAGACACTCAGCTGTATGGAAGTCACTACTCTGCCATCtgcattcagatgaagatgtagaactctcagcttctcctgcaccatgaatgcctgcctggatgctgccatactcctgccttgataataatggactgaacctctgaacctgtaaacccaccaccaattaaatattgttcttataagagttgccttggtcatggtgtctgttcacagcaacaaaaccctaactaagacaactactAAGTTTAATAATACAGTAATAGCCCTCTTtgacttttcttgttttatttgagatCTTAGGGAAAAGGCTTTCAATTTTTCCTATGATATCAGCTGGGCCTCACTGAGTATGGTGTTTATTATGTTGAGACACACTCCTTTTGGACCTATCCATTAAGTTTCATCTTTGGCATTTTGTAAGGAATAAATGTTAAGAAATGTCATTTTTTGCATCTTTTTGGATGAttgtacttgagttttgtttttgtgtgtgtatgtgtggcagcgtgtgtgtgtgtgtttctctctctgtctgtctctgtctgtctctgtctctctctctgtgagcatTGGGGAAGGGCAGAGTCTGATGTccattgttgtttttctcaattgCTTGATAGCTTAGTTTTTATGACAGAGCATCTCACTGAGCCTACAGCCTACTAATTtagcaacaaaaccctaactaagacaactactAAGTTTAATAATACAGTAATAGCCCTCTTtgacttttcttgttttatttgagatCTTAGGGAAAAGGCTTTCAATTTTTCCTATGATATCAACTGGGCACCTAGAGATTCTAAGCAGCCTGCTCATTTACTCTAAGCTCTCAAACTTGAGGTTTGTGGTGATCTTGCTGTTGGGGGTTGTAGTCACTCTCTCACCACTAGACGGTGCACCAAGCCCAGGTTTGTCCTAAGTTGAAAGGGAAGTTTGCCTTAAAAAGAGTAATTGGCCTGCAAGCCCCAAAGGACTCTCCTGTCTTAGCTTTCTTTACTGGTATGTGCCAcgcctggcttttatgtgagaTGCCAGGTGTTTTAGTTTTGGGCCTCATGCTCGTGCAGAAAGCAGTTTACCACCTGAATAATTTCCCCAAAACTCCCttcctttattttgttcattagtgaaagtcatgatttttttttcttctagtggTGAGGACTGAAGCTGAGGCTTGTGTGTGCTAAATACACATACCACCCTCAGGCCTCCTTGAAATATCTTGAGCGTGTTGGCAAGCATACCATCTATGTATTCAAGGTATGGGCTATAGATTAGTGCTCACAATCTGACTGTGTGCACCTAGAGATTCTAAGCAGCCTGCTCATTTACTCTAAGCTCTCAAACTTGAGGTTTGTGGTGATCTTGCTGTTGGGGGTTGTAGTCACTCTCTCACCACTAGACGGTGCACCAAGCCCAGGTTTGTCCTAAGTTGAAAGGGAAGTTTGCCTTAAGAAGTCTCAGGCTGGCTCTGTGTTATATTTAGATTGTTTACTTGTATACTTGGGTTTGTAGCATCCTCATTTAACATGGCTGAAAAAAACTAAGACCTAATTGTACAAACGAGTAATTTTCTGATCATGCCATGTCAGCTATTTTAATACTGATCTCTTGCTGTGCTGCTCAAGGCTCTGTGTCCTCACATTGATACAGACCTGACTATGATGCTGTTGACCACTACACACTCTCCCCGTGGTGCCTGCATCACTACACATTCCTCTATTGGTGGTAATCATCATGACATACTCCTATTGTGATGCTCTACAACACTTCACACACCAACATGGAATTCTACCCCGTACACAATCCCACCATGATGCCCTTGATCACTAAAGACTCCTAAGATGATGCTATAAATAACTACAGACTCCTAACATGATGGTATAAATAACCACACACTCCCACTCTGATGCTCTACAACAATATACACACCAACACGGTGCTCACCATCCCTACAGAGTTCCACCATGATGCTCTACATCACATGGGGAATGACATTTAACTAGATCACTACTCAAGGATTGCTCAGCCCACAGTGTGTGTGGCCCTTTTGCATCAATCATTAgtgaagaaaatgcctacagaCTTGCCTGCCATCCAATTTGTTGGAGACATATTCTCAATTCTCTCCTGGTTTGTCTATGTTTGTGTTGAACTGAAAAAActcaccccaacacaaccaacccaacccaacccaaccaaataAGGAATCCTATGGCCAATAAGAGAAATATTTTTGAAGGCACTTCAAGATTTTCTGGCTAGACTCTTTCCATTGCTTGCTCAAGTGTGTAAACTAGAACAGTAATTTGAAAGAATTTCCTGTGAGACAAATGGCACCCAAGGACATTGTTACACCAGTGGAAATGTTTTTCAGGTTCATTTGCTGAGGTTCTCAGAGGCTATTGAAGTCATGACACTTTGAAGTTCAGATACTGCTTGAGTTGGTAGTAGACATAGCCATTGTTCTTGTGGTGCATTCAGAACACAAAAGTTACTTGATTGTGGAATTTTTCACTGAATTTCAAAGGAAAGCTAGGAAGTCTGGCAGTGTGTAGCAGGGTGCATTCTTTACAGAGTACAGCCCCAAGAGTATGATAAGTGAACCTTCAGGGCAAAGCCCAAACTGCAATGGCAATCCCAGGATGTTGGCCATGCCACAGATAGATAATTCTGCAGAGGAAATGCACAGATACCAAGTGGAACCAGCTTCAGAGTGAGGCCAAGTGGGCAATAAATGGCAAGTCTCAAGGAGCTTAGCTGTCCAAGCCTGTTGGTGCTTAGATCATGATACCATATTCCATAGATATTGGACATGGGCCGCAAAACCTGCTGGGTTTTGTTCTTGCTGTGATGCTATCCTTTCTCCCCATTCCTCCATTTATCCCGGTAGGGATGGCGATGTTTACTCTGTGTCACAGGTTGATgggattatatatattttatatatttataggtaATCATGGCTGAAAGTACATCCTGCGTCTCCGGAGAGTCTGAATTTATAATGTTGAATCTGATAAAGCTTTTGGGGACTTTTGCAGTTGCATTGGGTAGAGGAATGCGTGGATATTTCAttgtgagagagacagaaatcATTTGAGGATCAACCATAAAATAAAGCCTTGTGGTTTAAAGTGAGGTTTTGTGGTGTCAGATTGGGAAGGGGTAGACTTTGTCACAGATCATCTTGACTGTAAATTTGATTAGGTTAAGAAACATGTGGAAGTTCCATGAAGCATCTCTTTCTATATGTTTGTAAGGTCACCTCCAGAGATCAGCTGATGAGAATGGACGCAATAAATATATTATACCATTGGTGGACTCCATATGATGGTTGTGTTGTTGGGAGTTGTGGCCTAGTTGGATGAAATAGTTCAGTGGCAGGGTGTTCATTGGGGTCACCACTTTCTCTAGCATCCTATCTGTATGCTGAGTTCGTTCATTAGCTCTTGTGGACTTTGAGGGACTTAGAGCTGTTGATATAAATCAAACATTGTCACCTGAAAAAGTCAGGCCTGGACCTTCTCACTCttaattaatatagaaatattttatcTCGCCTGAACTCACTGTTAAGGGCTTCTAGtactgtgatgatttgtatatggtAGGCCCAGGATGTGGCATTAATAGTGGTCCTGTGGattaggtgtgtcattgtgggtgttggttataagaccctcatccaaggcacttggtcttgcaaagatcatatgccccagtacaggggaatgccagagctagGAAGAGGGAGTTCATGGTttggggagcatggtgggggagggtataggggacttttgcatttgaaatgtaaatgaagaaaatatttaataaaaaatgaaaagaaagtttaGAATCTTAAGGGATAGAGACCATGTTGTGTAGTAGAATTTGGGTAGGGTTCAATGAGATACCATTTTGACTAGAATTGTATGTTTACATATTTCATATccttaaaagtaaatattaatatttaaatatgtatccTCATGTCATCAATTCCAAAGAAAGATTCACACTCATATAATcatcttatatttatttaaatttattgattaaatatatttttgtccTTCATATcaattttaagtttaaattaattAAGAATAAAATGATTTAGGGCAAAGTTATCAAGTTTAATTTACTTGTAATCCATTTGATATTAAGTACATGATGTGAATAACAAACCATGATCCCATGTGTGCAGAGTCTATACATAAGTAGTAAAAAggcaaattttattaaaaaaaataaaactatcatCCTAGCTGCATGGAAGCCAACATTCTGCTtgttgccttcagatgaagatgtagaactctcagctcctcctgtaacATGCATATCTGccttgatgctgccatgctcctgccttgatgataatggactgaacctctgaacctgtaaacctaCCACCAATTAAATATTGACATCATAAGAGTTGCGGTGTACATAGTATATGATcttagcaataaaaccctaactatgacaaacAACTACTATGTTGAACAATACAGTAAAAGCCATCATtgacttttcttgttttatttgagatTTAGAGAAAAGGATTTCAGCTTTTCCTATAACATCAGCTGGGCCTCACTGAGTATGGTGTTTTTTATGTTGAGATACACTCCTTTTGGACCTATCCattaagtttcatttttttttttttggtattttgaagggaatacattttaagaaatgtCATTTTTTGCATATGTTTGGATGATTgtacttgagggttttttttttgtgtttatgtgtggcaatgtgtttgtgtttgtgtgtgtgtgtgtgtgtgtgtatgcatgggggCATGGCAGAGACTGATGttcattgttgtttttctcaattgCTTGATAGCTTAGATTTTAAGACAGAGCATCTCACTGAGCCTACAGCTCATTCCTTTGGTCCACAAGCCCGGAAGgactctcttgtctctgctttaTTTTCTGGTATGTGCCAAGACTGGTTTTATGTGAGATGCCAAGTACTTGAGTTCTGGGCCTCATG
This Mus musculus strain C57BL/6J chromosome 7, GRCm38.p6 C57BL/6J DNA region includes the following protein-coding sequences:
- the Mrgpra1 gene encoding mas-related G-protein coupled receptor member A1; protein product: MGESSTCAGFLALNTSASPTAPTTTNPMDNTIPGGINITILIPNLMIIIFGLVGLTGNGIVFWLLGFCLHRNAFSVYILNLALADFFFLLGHIIDSILLLLNVFYPITFLLCFYTIMMVLYIAGLSMLSAISTERCLSVLCPIWYHCHRPEHTSTVMCAVIWVLSLLICILNSYFCGFLNTQYKNENGCLALSFFTAAYLMFLFVVLCLSSLALVARLFCGTGQIKLTRLYVTIILSILVFLLCGLPFGIHWFLLFKIKDDFHVFDLGFYLASVVLTAINSCANPIIYFFVGSFRHRLKHQTLKMVLQNALQDTPETAKIMVEMSRSKSEP